One Bifidobacteriaceae bacterium genomic window carries:
- a CDS encoding peptidylprolyl isomerase, which yields MQAILHTSKGDIQFDLFEDTAPNTVANFVGLAEGSKPWRDPATGQPGAGPFYVDVPFHRVIDGFMIQTGDRLGKGTGGPGYDFDDEIVPTRTFSEPYLVAMANAGLRNGRGTNGSQFFITVAPTPHLNTAHTIFGRVGDQASRQVVDAIATTPVDRNDRPLEPVAIESVDILR from the coding sequence ATGCAAGCGATTCTTCACACTTCCAAAGGTGACATCCAGTTCGATTTGTTCGAGGACACCGCGCCCAACACGGTTGCCAACTTTGTCGGCTTGGCCGAAGGGTCCAAGCCCTGGCGCGACCCGGCCACCGGCCAGCCCGGCGCGGGGCCGTTCTATGTCGACGTTCCCTTCCACCGGGTCATTGACGGCTTCATGATCCAAACCGGCGACCGGTTGGGCAAAGGCACGGGCGGCCCCGGCTATGACTTCGACGACGAGATCGTCCCCACCCGCACCTTCTCAGAGCCGTACCTGGTGGCCATGGCCAACGCGGGCCTGAGGAACGGGCGCGGCACCAACGGGTCGCAGTTCTTCATCACCGTGGCGCCAACCCCGCATCTCAACACCGCCCACACCATTTTTGGACGCGTTGGCGACCAGGCCTCGCGCCAGGTCGTGGACGCCATCGCCACAACGCCCGTGGACCGCAACGACCGTCCGCTGGAGCCCGTCGCCATTGAGTCGGTGGACATCCTCCGGTGA
- a CDS encoding cell division protein CrgA: MPESRSRRKKKRTYIAPPVSKAPKPSPQWWAPVMVSVMLLGLVWVVVYYLSQGALPIRQIGNWNLAIGFGLILGGFGMTAGWR, from the coding sequence GTGCCTGAGTCAAGGTCGCGTCGCAAGAAGAAGCGGACCTATATCGCCCCGCCCGTTTCCAAGGCGCCCAAGCCCTCGCCGCAGTGGTGGGCCCCCGTCATGGTTTCCGTCATGCTGTTGGGCCTGGTCTGGGTGGTTGTCTACTACCTTTCCCAGGGCGCGTTGCCCATCCGGCAAATCGGGAACTGGAACCTGGCGATCGGCTTCGGCTTGATTCTGGGCGGCTTTGGGATGACCGCGGGCTGGCGCTAG
- a CDS encoding rhomboid family intramembrane serine protease, whose protein sequence is MTDAAGTGPLEADGSRCYRHPNRPAFVRCQRCGRAVCPECQVPAAVGVHCPDCVRQAARQMPVARSALGAPISGGAPVVTITAIALCVAVFVAQQASGGRLTSEWVFMPAAEWYQPWRIVTAAFLHGGVLHLAFNMYALWVVGSFMEQLFGRSRLAALYLGSALGGHALVLIWFRLVEFNGAAALTGTLGASGAVFGLFAAALLAGRRLGGSINGIMTVIGLNLVLSFTVPNISWQGHVGGLLTGGAMALAYIRARPSERRRRAWVVAVVVPVAIAAVVFLTASPWSWSLGAPS, encoded by the coding sequence GTGACCGATGCCGCCGGAACCGGCCCGCTCGAGGCCGACGGTTCGCGCTGTTACCGGCATCCGAACCGTCCCGCGTTTGTGCGCTGCCAGCGCTGTGGCCGCGCGGTCTGCCCCGAATGCCAGGTTCCGGCGGCTGTGGGCGTCCACTGCCCCGACTGCGTCCGCCAGGCGGCCAGGCAAATGCCGGTGGCCCGTTCGGCCTTGGGCGCGCCCATCTCCGGCGGGGCGCCGGTGGTCACAATCACCGCCATCGCCTTGTGCGTGGCGGTCTTCGTGGCCCAGCAGGCCTCCGGCGGGCGGCTGACCTCCGAGTGGGTCTTTATGCCCGCGGCGGAGTGGTATCAGCCGTGGCGGATCGTCACCGCCGCGTTCCTCCACGGCGGCGTGCTCCATCTGGCGTTCAACATGTACGCCCTGTGGGTGGTCGGAAGCTTCATGGAGCAGTTGTTCGGGCGCTCGCGGCTCGCGGCCCTGTACCTTGGCTCGGCTCTTGGGGGCCACGCGTTGGTCTTGATCTGGTTCAGGCTGGTCGAGTTCAACGGGGCCGCCGCACTGACCGGGACGCTTGGCGCCTCCGGGGCGGTGTTCGGGTTGTTCGCGGCCGCGCTCCTGGCGGGGCGTCGGCTGGGCGGGAGCATCAACGGGATCATGACCGTGATCGGCCTGAACCTGGTGCTGAGCTTCACGGTGCCGAACATCTCGTGGCAGGGGCATGTGGGCGGCCTGTTGACTGGCGGGGCGATGGCTCTGGCGTATATCCGCGCGCGTCCGTCCGAGCGCCGGCGCCGCGCGTGGGTTGTCGCGGTCGTGGTGCCCGTGGCGATCGCGGCGGTGGTGTTTTTGACGGCCTCGCCATGGTCGTGGAGCTTGGGGGCGCCAAGCTGA
- a CDS encoding L,D-transpeptidase: protein MLGDIPLTDPSADEEPAREWRRYLAIVLVLAAALSWLALWWPRPAPAAPVPLVVSETVPAVPTADKSDPPAPPPDGPYPIALLPGDVTAYDSPGGEPSGTVAGEWWGYQSQLPVIDQVDGFLQVRLQQRPNESTAWIAAEGIEITTTPYRIEVDLEAHRVRLLKLGEVVMDVPAIVGRPATPTPAGRFFVTMLQPGPSAGYGKQVLVLSAHSETIDNWQGSGDAVTAIHGPLGNEASIDAAGAISNGCVRVHMADLDALAAVVPPGAPVDIA from the coding sequence ATGCTAGGCGACATCCCGCTGACTGATCCGTCAGCCGATGAAGAGCCGGCGCGCGAATGGCGGCGCTACCTCGCGATTGTCCTGGTCTTGGCGGCGGCGCTCAGTTGGCTGGCGCTGTGGTGGCCGCGGCCGGCGCCCGCCGCCCCCGTGCCTCTCGTGGTGTCCGAAACCGTCCCGGCCGTTCCGACCGCCGACAAGTCCGATCCGCCGGCTCCGCCGCCGGACGGCCCCTATCCGATCGCCCTGTTGCCCGGCGACGTCACCGCCTATGACTCGCCCGGCGGCGAGCCGTCCGGAACGGTGGCCGGCGAGTGGTGGGGCTACCAGTCCCAACTGCCCGTCATAGACCAGGTGGACGGCTTCTTGCAGGTCCGGCTGCAGCAGCGGCCCAACGAGTCGACCGCGTGGATCGCGGCCGAGGGAATCGAGATCACAACCACCCCGTACCGGATAGAGGTCGACTTGGAGGCCCATCGGGTCAGGCTGCTGAAGCTGGGCGAGGTTGTGATGGACGTGCCCGCCATAGTGGGCCGCCCGGCCACCCCCACGCCCGCCGGACGGTTCTTCGTCACCATGCTCCAGCCGGGGCCTTCGGCCGGCTACGGCAAGCAGGTGCTGGTGTTGTCCGCCCATTCGGAGACGATCGACAACTGGCAGGGTTCGGGCGACGCGGTCACCGCGATCCACGGCCCGTTGGGCAATGAGGCCTCCATCGACGCCGCCGGAGCGATCTCGAATGGCTGCGTGCGCGTCCACATGGCGGATCTGGACGCCTTGGCGGCGGTGGTCCCCCCCGGCGCCCCGGTGGACATCGCCTAG
- the pknB gene encoding Stk1 family PASTA domain-containing Ser/Thr kinase, giving the protein MADFTPRILAGRYEVGELIGRGGMAEVHVGRDTRLGRTVAIKLLRSDLARDPSFQTRFRREAQAAASLNHPAIVSVYDTGEDVVTDAAGVTHHLPFIIMEYVEGHTLRELMHDGTALPIDEATDITIGVLSALQYAHHAGIVHRDIKPGNIMLTAAGQVKVMDFGIARALAETSDSVTQTQAVIGTAQYLSPEQARGENVDARSDLYSTGCVLFELLTGRPPFQGDSAVAVAYQHVREYPVPPSAYAPDVPAVLDQIVIKALTKDRNHRYATASEFLADLQASKHGGRVSAPPVMPVTDDATQVISPATSPTLAVPPASFPPPPAPPGASPFNQAGILPNASRVAEQEAADRARRRKRITIISVIAGLLVVALAIVAILMLRDREPDPGPTGPTGPATAVVPKVPTSRSVADAVAALEDLELKAEEGTPETSESVPKGQVTRFDPATGQSVKVGDTVKYFVSLGPSEVTVPDVAGLTQDEARKKLLDANLKPAIATKSVDDARVPADRVVGTDPAFEAPVTVGQEVTLLVSTGKTKVPDCAGKTQAECSDILSTAGLRLGDTKTEVSDSVEAGKIIRTEPAKDQILLQNSPVVAVIAEAPKQVTVPDVTNWDVDAAKAHLVSLGLKVEEQRSYDPNIGANQVIRTEPGPGDKLNAGDTIILVISRGPDPASPPPSPPTN; this is encoded by the coding sequence GTGGCGGACTTCACTCCACGGATCCTGGCCGGCCGCTACGAGGTGGGCGAGCTGATCGGCCGCGGCGGCATGGCCGAGGTCCATGTCGGCCGCGACACCCGCCTTGGGCGGACCGTCGCCATCAAGCTGCTGCGGTCTGACCTGGCCCGGGATCCGTCCTTCCAGACTCGTTTCAGGCGCGAGGCCCAGGCGGCGGCCTCGCTCAACCATCCGGCCATTGTGTCGGTGTATGACACCGGCGAGGACGTTGTGACCGACGCGGCCGGCGTGACCCATCATCTGCCGTTCATCATCATGGAATACGTGGAGGGCCACACCCTGCGCGAACTGATGCATGACGGCACCGCGTTGCCAATCGACGAGGCGACGGACATCACCATCGGGGTGCTCTCAGCCCTTCAATACGCGCACCACGCCGGGATTGTGCACAGGGACATCAAGCCCGGCAACATCATGTTGACGGCCGCGGGCCAAGTCAAGGTCATGGACTTCGGCATTGCCCGCGCGCTGGCGGAGACCTCCGATTCGGTCACTCAGACACAAGCCGTGATCGGCACCGCCCAGTACCTCTCGCCGGAACAGGCGCGGGGTGAAAACGTGGACGCCCGCTCCGACCTGTATTCGACGGGCTGCGTCCTGTTTGAGCTTCTGACCGGTCGGCCGCCTTTCCAAGGCGATTCGGCCGTGGCCGTGGCCTATCAGCACGTGCGCGAATACCCGGTGCCGCCTTCGGCCTACGCCCCGGACGTGCCGGCGGTGCTGGACCAGATCGTCATCAAGGCGCTGACGAAGGACCGAAACCACCGTTACGCCACCGCGTCGGAGTTCTTGGCCGACTTGCAGGCCTCCAAGCACGGCGGCCGGGTGTCGGCTCCTCCGGTGATGCCCGTGACCGATGACGCCACCCAGGTGATCAGCCCGGCCACCAGTCCCACTTTGGCCGTGCCGCCGGCCAGTTTCCCGCCGCCCCCGGCCCCGCCGGGCGCGTCGCCGTTCAACCAGGCCGGGATTCTGCCGAACGCCAGCCGGGTGGCGGAGCAAGAGGCGGCGGACCGGGCCAGGCGCCGCAAGCGGATCACCATCATTTCGGTGATCGCGGGACTGCTGGTGGTGGCCCTGGCCATTGTCGCGATCCTCATGCTCCGCGACCGGGAACCGGACCCGGGGCCCACGGGTCCCACCGGGCCGGCCACCGCGGTGGTGCCCAAGGTGCCGACAAGCCGGAGCGTCGCAGACGCCGTGGCGGCGCTGGAAGACCTCGAGTTGAAGGCCGAAGAGGGCACCCCCGAAACCAGCGAGAGCGTTCCCAAGGGGCAAGTGACCCGTTTCGACCCCGCCACCGGCCAGTCGGTCAAAGTCGGCGACACGGTTAAGTACTTCGTGTCGCTTGGCCCCAGCGAGGTGACCGTTCCGGATGTCGCGGGCCTGACCCAGGACGAGGCCCGCAAAAAGCTGCTTGACGCCAACCTCAAGCCCGCCATCGCGACCAAGTCGGTGGATGACGCGAGGGTGCCGGCGGACAGGGTGGTTGGAACCGACCCGGCCTTCGAGGCGCCTGTGACAGTGGGTCAGGAGGTGACTTTGCTGGTCTCAACCGGCAAGACCAAGGTTCCCGACTGCGCTGGCAAGACCCAAGCCGAATGCTCGGACATCCTCTCCACGGCCGGGCTGCGCCTGGGCGACACGAAGACCGAGGTCTCGGACAGCGTGGAAGCCGGCAAGATCATCCGAACAGAACCCGCCAAGGATCAAATCCTGCTCCAAAACTCGCCGGTCGTGGCCGTGATCGCGGAAGCCCCGAAGCAGGTCACCGTTCCGGACGTGACCAACTGGGATGTGGACGCCGCCAAAGCCCACCTGGTGTCCCTCGGCCTGAAGGTGGAAGAGCAGCGGTCATACGATCCGAACATCGGGGCCAACCAGGTGATCCGGACCGAACCGGGGCCGGGCGACAAACTGAATGCGGGGGACACGATCATCTTGGTCATCTCACGCGGGCCGGATCCGGCGTCTCCGCCGCCCAGCCCTCCCACCAACTGA
- a CDS encoding class E sortase — protein MSFLPDDPAPAGLPDGRRTEPGVSRRQRSEQRRKRHGAAVVGVIGELLITLGVLLGLYVVWELVWTDVEANAEAQDIRQEIVKDQAWIEPAAPAEGSPWAPRHDPAVDAPPVDENPLAVPAFGDAWGIMHVPRWGLDYQVPIVEGTDRVKILNKGLIGHYEGTQGPGEVGNFATSAHRTTYGKPYNRVAELLDGDSLIVETAQYYFVYKVYGREIVKPKDVRVIWPVPNEEDTKPTKRILTMTTCHPMFSAAERYVIWGELAYWADKSEGPLEELTGQG, from the coding sequence ATGAGTTTCTTGCCGGATGATCCGGCGCCGGCGGGACTCCCGGACGGCCGCCGAACAGAGCCGGGCGTCAGCCGCCGCCAGCGCTCTGAGCAGCGCCGCAAGCGCCACGGCGCGGCGGTAGTCGGCGTGATAGGCGAACTGCTGATCACCTTGGGCGTGCTGCTTGGTCTCTACGTGGTTTGGGAGTTGGTCTGGACCGACGTGGAGGCCAACGCGGAGGCCCAGGACATCCGCCAGGAGATCGTCAAAGACCAGGCCTGGATCGAGCCGGCGGCCCCCGCCGAGGGCTCGCCGTGGGCGCCGCGCCACGACCCGGCCGTGGACGCGCCGCCGGTTGACGAGAACCCGCTGGCGGTGCCGGCCTTCGGCGACGCCTGGGGGATTATGCACGTGCCGCGCTGGGGGCTGGACTACCAGGTGCCGATCGTCGAGGGCACCGACCGAGTAAAAATACTCAATAAGGGCCTGATCGGCCACTACGAGGGCACACAAGGGCCGGGCGAGGTTGGCAACTTCGCCACTTCCGCGCACCGGACCACCTACGGCAAGCCGTACAACCGGGTGGCGGAGCTGTTGGACGGCGATTCGCTGATCGTGGAGACCGCCCAGTACTACTTCGTCTACAAGGTTTACGGCCGCGAGATCGTCAAGCCGAAGGACGTGCGCGTGATCTGGCCGGTGCCCAACGAGGAGGACACCAAGCCGACCAAGCGGATCTTGACCATGACGACTTGCCACCCCATGTTCTCGGCCGCCGAACGCTATGTCATCTGGGGCGAGTTGGCCTACTGGGCCGACAAGTCCGAGGGTCCGCTCGAAGAACTAACCGGGCAGGGGTGA
- a CDS encoding protein kinase, which yields MIAQTGLMLADGRYKLVSRIAVGGMGEVWRAHDLLADKPVAIKVLRQEFTGDQTSLKRLRIEARNASLLNHPNITTVHDYREHEGTGYLVMEYVDGQSLADVLAAHSIIAPMRLLPILIQSALGLHAAHSAGVVHRDVKPGNILLGPSDHVKLTDFGISVAHGQLALTDTGKVMGTAQYLAPEQALGNPATPAGDLYSLGVIAYEALAGRRPFRGANYVAIALSQVNDMPPPLPGTVERSLAALVMQLLNKDPAKRPTDGAQLASLFGEALETHRHLAGRLLASRSGEGPLPRSRRAGGPPRTAEQPAVPARSLMPPPAPATDVGPVVGEVTPPAAVPGQTAPTEVAPLASGVAEPANADQTERAAGGGQSGGLTPTGEPGSQGPPPAIAAASLEQLAKPEVAAAPIPPGGLGEAAGANDAAARDEAAGPADAAAPSDAAGPDEPAGPGDAAVPGGVTKVGDGAGSAGAAQPAGAAGPGAARPGDAAGPSGGAGPTAPGAPALGAGQTGPRGREAGVDGRRHQRRGPDAPPPTSPLSQAAPGLPPLPSAADLARPLGQPAAQIQPGVAAAEPPAGQSASPAPSAPLGQPGQSGRTGPAATEAPSPPAGRPRRRVRLRDWLWAILAGAGLLIIVLIGLLTVITANAQPLAPVWLTATRAAPATQGGVSIVSTVPELGPITER from the coding sequence ATGATCGCCCAGACCGGACTGATGCTGGCGGACGGCCGCTACAAGCTAGTCTCGCGAATCGCCGTTGGCGGCATGGGGGAGGTTTGGCGCGCCCACGACCTCCTGGCCGACAAGCCCGTGGCGATCAAGGTCTTGCGCCAGGAGTTCACCGGCGACCAGACGTCGCTCAAGCGGCTCCGGATCGAGGCCCGCAACGCCTCGCTCCTGAACCACCCGAACATCACGACGGTCCACGACTACCGCGAACACGAGGGCACCGGCTATCTGGTGATGGAGTACGTGGACGGCCAATCCCTGGCCGACGTGCTGGCCGCCCATTCGATCATCGCCCCGATGCGTTTGCTGCCCATCCTGATCCAATCGGCCCTCGGGTTGCACGCCGCCCACTCCGCCGGGGTGGTCCACCGCGACGTCAAGCCGGGCAACATCTTGTTGGGGCCCTCCGACCACGTCAAGCTGACCGACTTCGGCATCTCGGTGGCGCACGGCCAGTTGGCTTTGACGGACACCGGCAAAGTCATGGGGACCGCCCAGTACTTGGCGCCGGAGCAGGCGCTGGGCAACCCGGCCACCCCCGCGGGCGACCTCTATTCGCTCGGCGTGATCGCCTACGAGGCGTTGGCGGGACGGCGGCCATTTCGCGGAGCGAACTATGTCGCCATTGCCTTGTCGCAGGTCAACGACATGCCGCCGCCGTTGCCCGGCACCGTTGAGCGCTCGCTCGCGGCGTTGGTGATGCAACTGCTGAACAAGGACCCCGCCAAGCGTCCAACCGACGGCGCCCAGTTGGCGAGTTTGTTCGGCGAGGCCCTGGAAACCCACCGCCACCTGGCGGGACGTTTGCTGGCCTCCCGCAGCGGCGAGGGGCCCTTGCCCCGTTCCAGGCGGGCGGGCGGGCCGCCCAGAACGGCCGAGCAGCCTGCCGTGCCGGCCCGTTCCCTCATGCCGCCGCCCGCACCGGCCACGGACGTGGGCCCGGTCGTCGGGGAGGTGACCCCTCCGGCGGCGGTCCCAGGGCAGACCGCGCCGACCGAGGTCGCCCCCCTGGCCAGCGGCGTGGCGGAGCCAGCCAACGCCGACCAGACGGAGCGAGCCGCGGGCGGCGGCCAATCCGGCGGCCTCACGCCGACCGGCGAGCCGGGCTCGCAGGGTCCGCCGCCTGCAATCGCGGCGGCCAGTCTCGAACAATTGGCCAAACCTGAGGTTGCGGCCGCGCCGATCCCGCCGGGCGGCCTCGGCGAAGCGGCGGGGGCCAATGATGCGGCGGCGCGCGACGAAGCGGCGGGACCCGCCGACGCCGCGGCACCCAGCGACGCCGCAGGACCCGACGAACCGGCGGGGCCTGGCGACGCGGCCGTTCCCGGCGGCGTGACAAAGGTCGGCGACGGGGCGGGATCCGCCGGCGCGGCACAGCCCGCCGGCGCGGCGGGACCTGGCGCGGCGCGGCCTGGCGATGCGGCGGGACCCAGTGGCGGTGCTGGACCGACGGCGCCGGGCGCGCCCGCTCTCGGCGCGGGGCAGACCGGACCACGGGGACGGGAAGCCGGGGTGGACGGCCGCCGGCACCAGCGGCGGGGCCCGGACGCGCCGCCGCCCACGTCTCCGCTGAGCCAGGCGGCGCCCGGACTACCACCCTTGCCTTCGGCCGCCGACTTGGCCAGACCCCTTGGGCAGCCGGCCGCACAGATCCAGCCGGGTGTGGCCGCAGCCGAGCCCCCAGCGGGCCAATCAGCTTCACCGGCCCCCTCGGCCCCACTGGGCCAACCGGGCCAATCCGGTCGGACGGGCCCGGCGGCCACTGAAGCCCCTTCCCCGCCGGCCGGCCGACCAAGGCGGCGGGTCCGCCTCCGCGACTGGCTTTGGGCCATCTTGGCCGGGGCCGGACTGCTGATCATTGTCCTGATCGGACTGTTGACGGTGATCACCGCGAACGCCCAACCGCTTGCGCCGGTCTGGCTCACCGCGACACGGGCGGCGCCCGCCACGCAGGGCGGGGTAAGTATAGTTAGCACGGTGCCCGAATTGGGCCCAATCACGGAAAGGTAG
- a CDS encoding TIGR01777 family oxidoreductase, protein MRILMAGASGMIGRALRAQLETEGAEVRVLVRRPARAAAEYPWEGTVGTVPQAAVAWADAVASLGGAPIARLPWTKAYRREIMDSRVDSASALAQAILRADDPPKVWVSASATGFYGDAAPTRADLQPEALTESSPSGSGFLAAVVRAWEAAALPAASATRLVRARTGMVLGRGEGTLKPLAAATRLGLGARFGDGRQFWPWISLRDEVRAWAFALRDESIRGPVNLVGPTLATAGEVTGAVAHALRRPHRLAVPAGVLRAALDGAAEDLLLASQPVRPGVLEAHGFEFLDRTAPAAIRTVLAG, encoded by the coding sequence ATGAGGATTCTGATGGCGGGGGCGTCCGGAATGATCGGCCGGGCTTTGCGCGCCCAGTTGGAAACCGAGGGGGCCGAGGTCAGAGTCCTGGTCCGGCGTCCCGCCCGCGCCGCCGCCGAGTACCCGTGGGAGGGCACGGTCGGCACAGTTCCGCAGGCGGCGGTAGCGTGGGCCGATGCCGTCGCCTCGCTTGGCGGGGCCCCGATCGCCCGGTTGCCGTGGACCAAGGCGTACCGCCGGGAAATCATGGACTCAAGGGTTGATTCGGCCAGCGCGCTGGCCCAAGCCATCTTGCGGGCCGACGACCCGCCCAAGGTCTGGGTGTCCGCCAGCGCCACCGGGTTCTACGGCGATGCGGCCCCCACGCGGGCGGATTTGCAACCGGAGGCGCTGACGGAGTCTTCGCCGTCGGGTTCGGGATTCTTGGCGGCGGTGGTCCGGGCCTGGGAGGCGGCCGCGCTGCCCGCGGCCTCGGCGACGCGCCTGGTCCGCGCCCGCACCGGCATGGTCCTGGGGCGCGGTGAGGGCACGCTGAAGCCGCTCGCGGCGGCCACAAGACTGGGCTTGGGCGCCCGGTTCGGCGACGGGCGTCAATTCTGGCCCTGGATCTCCCTGCGGGACGAGGTCCGGGCTTGGGCGTTCGCCCTGCGGGACGAGTCGATCAGGGGACCCGTCAACCTGGTCGGCCCCACCTTGGCCACAGCGGGCGAAGTCACGGGGGCGGTGGCCCACGCCCTTCGCCGCCCGCACCGGCTGGCCGTCCCGGCCGGGGTGTTGCGGGCGGCCCTGGACGGCGCCGCGGAAGACCTGCTGCTGGCCTCCCAGCCAGTGCGGCCAGGCGTGCTCGAGGCGCATGGCTTCGAGTTCCTGGACCGCACGGCGCCGGCGGCGATCCGCACGGTGTTGGCCGGGTAG
- a CDS encoding DUF881 domain-containing protein → MRPRRPNASRTSAPRQALSVGLVAVLAGWLFTWNATSGWTSDLRDAPGLRGLVTARDREVEDLQERQAALADEVAGLVGAAAPALTAPALEVTVAAGAAEVSGPGLTVTLNDADLSRGVLNGPSAPGADLLVHQQDIDAVLNALWAGGAEVVAVQGHRVTSATVIKCVGNVILVGGRVYSPPYSIAAIGPAGAMRERLDVSPVVRAYRERASRLGLTWSTVDEAKLTIAGDTAVSSALRYARALGPTLQAED, encoded by the coding sequence ATGCGGCCACGCCGTCCCAACGCTTCGAGGACCTCAGCGCCCCGTCAGGCCCTTTCGGTCGGATTGGTGGCGGTGCTGGCCGGCTGGCTGTTCACCTGGAACGCGACCTCGGGTTGGACGTCGGACCTGCGGGACGCACCAGGACTGCGCGGCCTGGTGACCGCGCGTGACCGCGAGGTCGAGGACCTCCAAGAGCGTCAGGCCGCGTTGGCTGACGAGGTCGCCGGGCTGGTTGGGGCCGCCGCGCCGGCCCTGACCGCCCCCGCCTTGGAGGTGACGGTGGCGGCGGGCGCCGCCGAAGTCTCGGGACCGGGCTTGACCGTGACCCTGAACGACGCCGACCTGTCCCGTGGGGTCCTGAACGGCCCGTCCGCGCCCGGCGCCGACCTGTTGGTCCACCAGCAAGACATTGACGCCGTCCTCAACGCCCTGTGGGCGGGAGGGGCCGAAGTCGTGGCGGTTCAGGGACACCGCGTGACCTCCGCGACGGTCATCAAGTGCGTCGGCAACGTCATCTTGGTGGGCGGCCGGGTTTATTCGCCGCCGTACTCCATAGCCGCCATCGGGCCGGCTGGGGCGATGCGTGAGCGCCTTGACGTTTCGCCGGTGGTTCGCGCTTACCGCGAACGCGCTAGCCGGCTCGGGTTGACGTGGAGCACTGTGGACGAGGCTAAGCTGACCATCGCAGGTGACACGGCCGTGTCATCGGCGCTACGGTACGCGAGGGCGCTGGGCCCAACGTTGCAAGCAGAGGACTGA
- a CDS encoding penicillin-binding protein 2, with the protein MNREIRRVSLVVTAMILALLVASSVIQFAAAGELRLDPRNSRTFYNSFDRDRGPIIAGGGTILAQSKKVDDDYSYQRLYAGGPLYAPVTGYVTVVGPPSGLELIENEVLEGTADSLFWTRVQDVFTGKKPTGGAVELTIDPQVQQAAWDALGDARGAAVVMDAKTGEIMAMVSKPSFDPNALAVHDPAAVQSAYEALENDPAGPLHNRAIAGNLYPPGSTFKLITAAAALESGRYQADSELEAPDALDLPNSSRKLTNFGESTCAADGVMTLEQAMTVSCNTAFGWLGMELGANALARQAERFGFGQDLSIPLYVVPSVFPNGMDRAQTAMAAIGQFDDRVTPLQMAMVAGAIANGGREMKPRLVRSERAADMSVVSQGTAEEMGRPISADTAATLKDMMIQVAEKGTGTRARVEGVTVGAKTGTAETASGQAPDVWTVAFGEAHGRTVALAVVVEDGGARGKSGSGGTVAAPMVASILGAVFQ; encoded by the coding sequence GTGAACCGCGAGATCCGGCGGGTCAGCCTTGTGGTCACGGCCATGATCCTCGCCCTGTTGGTGGCCTCCAGCGTGATCCAGTTCGCCGCCGCGGGCGAGCTTCGGCTGGACCCCCGCAACTCGCGGACCTTCTACAACTCCTTCGACCGCGACCGGGGGCCCATCATCGCGGGCGGGGGCACCATCCTGGCCCAGTCGAAGAAGGTCGACGACGACTACTCCTACCAGCGGCTTTACGCGGGCGGCCCGCTTTACGCGCCCGTCACCGGCTACGTGACGGTGGTCGGGCCGCCATCCGGGCTGGAGTTGATCGAGAACGAGGTCCTTGAGGGCACGGCCGACTCCTTGTTCTGGACCCGCGTGCAGGACGTGTTCACAGGCAAGAAGCCGACCGGCGGGGCGGTCGAGCTGACGATCGACCCGCAGGTCCAGCAGGCTGCCTGGGACGCCCTGGGCGACGCGCGGGGCGCCGCGGTGGTGATGGACGCCAAGACCGGCGAGATCATGGCGATGGTGTCGAAGCCGTCCTTCGACCCGAACGCCTTGGCGGTCCACGACCCGGCGGCTGTGCAATCCGCCTACGAGGCGTTGGAGAACGACCCGGCCGGCCCGCTCCACAACCGGGCGATCGCCGGGAACCTGTACCCGCCCGGGTCGACTTTCAAGCTGATCACCGCCGCCGCCGCCCTGGAATCCGGACGGTACCAGGCCGACAGCGAACTGGAGGCCCCGGACGCCCTCGACTTGCCGAACAGCTCCAGGAAGCTGACCAACTTCGGCGAGTCGACCTGCGCCGCAGACGGCGTCATGACCCTGGAGCAGGCCATGACCGTGTCCTGCAACACCGCCTTCGGCTGGCTGGGCATGGAACTGGGCGCGAACGCCCTTGCCCGCCAGGCCGAACGGTTCGGGTTCGGCCAGGACCTGTCCATTCCGCTGTACGTGGTGCCCTCGGTCTTCCCCAACGGCATGGACCGGGCCCAGACCGCGATGGCCGCGATCGGCCAATTCGACGACAGGGTGACGCCGCTGCAGATGGCGATGGTCGCCGGGGCCATCGCCAACGGCGGGCGGGAGATGAAGCCCCGCCTGGTCCGGTCGGAGCGGGCGGCCGACATGAGCGTGGTGTCCCAGGGCACCGCCGAGGAAATGGGCCGGCCGATCAGCGCCGACACCGCCGCCACGCTGAAAGACATGATGATCCAGGTCGCCGAGAAGGGAACCGGGACCCGTGCGCGGGTCGAGGGCGTCACCGTCGGAGCCAAGACCGGGACCGCCGAGACGGCGTCCGGCCAGGCGCCCGACGTGTGGACCGTCGCCTTCGGCGAGGCGCACGGCCGCACGGTGGCGCTGGCCGTCGTGGTGGAGGACGGCGGCGCGCGCGGCAAGTCCGGGTCTGGCGGCACAGTCGCAGCGCCCATGGTGGCGTCCATCCTGGGGGCGGTCTTCCAATGA